aaaaaaaaaaatacagatcaaGCATACAGACTAGCTCTATGGAGTAAACGCTGCCCACACTGTTAAGTGCTTCGACTGCATCTAGAAATAGTCTTAATTTAAGCTAACATACAATTttggaactcaaagaaaaaccaaGGGTCTAGCCTATCAACCTCTTGATGAGAGTAAATATATTGTTCTGAGCTAAATTTGAGTATTTCACACCATACTgtaggaattcaagaccatcctgagCAAGGCTGGAAGACCCcatctaaaaacaaagaaaattcatgACTCAAATGCACTACCAAGCACATTTTCCTTTATCCCAAGAGTATGAACACCTTTGCCCTACAAGAGACGAATGCTGGATGTCCTTGCATGAAATGTCATCTACTGTACCTCCCAAATCTTAGCAATACTGTTCCAATATTGTATCACTTGCCTCTCTCCCTAACAATTCTAGGCTGAAGTTATTCCACCTACCAAAGTCTGATTTTCTGTTGTCACCGCTACTCTCAATTCTACCTGGTTCTTTCCCCTTAGGCTTTTACAAAGTCTCACCGCTCCTAAAACTCCTCAGGCAACATTCCAGGGGACAGTTTATCTGTCCCAAGTCCCTTACTACAAAACATAATTCAAATGATGAAGCTATACAACCAGAGTGGGATCCATGCTTTATGACACATTATTCTCAAAGGTCTGGGTCACAGGTTTGATACACATGATCCGTAAATTCATTTAACAGATTCTGAAACCCACTTGTTCAAACAAGATAAATTCTGGAACTAAGGCTGATGATGCAAATGACTAtattgaaacaaaaaagaaaaagcatttcatccaagtatttacattttaaaaagacatttaaaagtaGACTACTTATTAAGTGTGCTTGAACAAACCATGTGTGGAATTGAATTCCATTCATTATGGAGTTAGTTTCTGCTAAATACTTACTGATGCTATAGTAGGCGCCTGGCATTTGAAGACTTGAGTTTTAGCTGTTCCCAGTCTCCACTAAAAAGTAATACATTCTACACTCCTGAGGCTCTAATCTGGGCCtcagaaacaaagagctggtgTATAAGGCAATTACTCAGGGATGAGAACGTGGCGGCTAAAAGTGTGGTTTCTGCAACTACCCATGTTTTTACCCAGGTGTTTAGTCAAACTCTATGGGCCATTTAAaggttttaattatgtatatcttACTGTAGTATGTTACAGTAGCTTAACAAACGCAGATATTCACAGAAGATTCTGGGAAATGCTTGAGAATGAGAAGCGTCTCCTATATTACATCAAGTTAAAAACCATACAGTTCCTCAGGCCTCAAAGCACCTTTTCAAAATAAACTGATTATACAGCTCAATTAAAAAACCCGCACACATCATATTACAAGCATAGAAAGTTTACAGTTCAACAATGCAAACATAGGCAATTTGACATTTCAGCCCCTTTTGCAACGTGATTAACAATTACAGAAGACCTTCTGTCATTATTGGCTTTGGCTTACATCTTACACAGCTTGGAAGTTCTgttttctgtctatgttttgttttgttgttttcctgtAGGTGTGTGGGGGAAGGGATTGGACCTtccaataaaaatgagaagaagtTAGGAATAAAAGAACCTACTGAAATTACTACTTCCTTGTAATACACCAGGGAGAATATGGCTAAAACACAGAGCCAAGTCTCTTACCCAATCACACTCAATGTTAATTTCTATTAAGTCTGACAATAATGTCAAACTTAATTCACTAGTTTAGGCAAGAGTAACTTAAGGTATTGTTATCAAAACCAACTTAATTTTGGTCCCGAAATCATAAGTCCTTAAATTTTGGGAACTTTTCACATTAACAATGATAGCATGTAGGTCAACAATCAAAACCTCAAAAGATCAAGTTAAAAGATAAACCTTGTAACGATTTTAAATCTATCCAATTAATGTTTTTGTAGATTAGGATTAACTAAAATGTACCCTGCCCTGAAAATTTGATCCCCTTGGTCTGTAGACCATGacaatttttaagattatttttaagaacaaaaagcTCCGCTTAAACCCaacaacaagcaaagaaacaaggaaaggaggTCACTCCAAAGCTCTCACAAGTCACATAGAACAACAGACAACACAACAACCCAGTTTGCACAAACatactattttttgtttaaaaacaaagcaaacaaaaaaaaaaaaaaacaaaaacaaagcaaacaggtaTGGAATTAGGATTTATATGCCAATATCAATAGAAGTGTCAGGTTTCACAATTTTGTTGCTTAGAGATTCCAAATTCTTTGACTCCATCAGTAAGTTCCTGAAGGTGTGCACATAGTAAACAGCAGCAAACACCCAACAACATGCCTCTGTTGCTCAGTCAGCAGCCACGCCTACCTGTGCCTTTACAATATAAGCTGTAGCAAACAGCAAGCAAAAGGCCAGTTTGTGCCATTAATTCAGATTTGATTTGAATAAGCAAATTATTTCCTCAAAAGGCAGAACATCTAAAACTACACTGGGAAAAAGTATCAATTGAGCTTGGggtaaaaaaatcagaaaatatcacAAGGGAGGCAGCAACAGGGCTTTGCTGAGTATTCTAAAGGCGTGTTTCAGGTAGTTTGACAATGATTCTGGTAAGACAACTGCTCagacactcacacccacacagtttaatggcttaaaaaaaaaaagaaaaaccaaatttgTTACTTTAGAAAAACGAATGCAGTGCATTTTCAGCAAGATTATCCCCACAGACTCTGACTGCTCAGTCCACACATAAGCAGGAGTTGCCTTCTATGGTGATAAGGCTTCTCTGCACTAATTCCCATCAGGCTGAAAAACATTAGGGCAGGGGAAGCACAGACTGAATTGTTGCACAAAGAACATTTACTCATCAGATCCCACTGATCTCTTCTGTGCCCGCTTCCTGGGCAGCCTTCTTGGAGAAGCTTtatctgaaagaaaaagcaagaaagatgCTAACTAACTCAAGAACATTTTGTCTTTTCAGCAGTAAACttaacacacacacgtgtgtacacacacatataccatgtgGCAACAAAAGCCTCTTACCTAGctgtaggtttttaaaataagttaaaaatatctttcaagGGTAataccaattaaaataaaaatttcatactTGTGTAGGGAATGATCTGACAATGGATGTTGTGCTACTGTGAACACTATGCACATCCTATTACACGTAAAAAGAAGAATTTGAAAGTACTGTataaacccaggcatggtggtccacactccagtacttgggaggcagaggcagaaggattgggagttcaagttAGCAAGGGTTACTATGAGattctgcttcaaaaacaaaaacaaaagcttaaaagGTATGACACACTTGGAGCGTATTTATGTTGGGCACTAACATCAGATTTAGTATTTGTGGGTACATAAGTGTTGGCAAATACACAAATCTAACTGcaagaagcaaagcaaagggCATTAGTACCTTAATGCTAAAACCACTCCGAGACACAGCCTCTCTTTAGAATTTAACAGAAATACATGGGGTGTTGAGTTTCTTCTATTCTATAAAAGAAATAgtctatatatttcttttaaaaacaggacCAAGATGAGTATGGTGGTACattcctgtaatctcagttcCTTGgaagctgagtttgaggccagcctaggctatatctAATAAGGCTTTTTCAAAAACAGGTTTGACATACCGTTTCCTTATTTTCTAGAAATACTCAGCACCAGGAAGAATAGCTCACTGTGAAataagctattattttttttaaaaagaataataaaaatgtatacgGCCTGTGACATGTGCTAActactgaggcaggatgatcataTGAAACAAGGTACAAGGCCAGGTTGGGCAATATACAAGACCTGTCACCTCCTCATCACCACGAAATGATTTCTGcagattaaaaaaagtaaaaaactggaaaaagatACTTTCACCAAGGTGTGAAGTTTatttaggaaatgaaaaagaatgccTAGCAgtctttttcttaaaagttacTAGGAcagaatacattttataataaatgtttaTCGAAAATATCTAAAGACAGCTGGGTTGTGgcggtgcaagcctttaatcctagcacttgggaggcagaggcaggcagatctctgtgagtttcaggccagcctggtctacaaagcaagttccaggagagccagggctgttatacagagaaaccctgtctcaaaaaacccaaacaaacaccCCTCAAAAGATCTAGTAAGACTGAACCTACAAGTCACATAAACAAGGCCTCCAAGAGGGGTTGTTTTTCTTGCCTAAAAACTCACTTCTAAGCAAGAACACGTTTTTTCCTAGTGAAGAAAACACTTTCTTATCAGATTTTCCCCAAAGATAAGACTAAGAACTACTTTCTTTCCCAAGTGACCAATTTCCAGATTATTGTAAAAAATAAGAAGCTAAATATTTCATCTCTGAAGATTCAAAAAGCACCCACAATCTAACAGCCATCAGTGTGAGCAGTTAGTGATGACATGTGACCATTAAATCCCAGTCAGCTGGAGCACGGTaatgagagaggggggagggggagaagaaagagtagCCCAGGACTTTTGATGCCTGTTtcagtttccaaataaaattccattaaaaaGACAGTCAATTCAGCTAGCCTTCACCATGATGACCCGCTTAGGCTAGgcagcagacagaaaaaaaagtctgtaaGACAGTACCTTGAGGTCATTTGGGTTTAGAAAAAATCCTTCAAATacctcaacagaagaaaaagcattctgtttaaataaaaagcaatcacAAATTtatatcatgatttttttttcagctaccaaaggaaaaaaaaaattaccattacTTCCCATAAAGGTTTGGGGAAGGGGGagcaaaatgaaacaagcaaagCCTAAGGAAAAAACTCTAAATTACTTAAAGTCAATATAGTTTATCTTTCCAGAGTAAACTTTAAACTATATGTGGGGGGAAAGAATCATGTAAGTGGAAAAAACCCTCACACCAGACTCCACAGACAGACCTGCAAGTGCATGCACCACCCATTTAAAACAGGCTgaccaaagcaaaaccacttcACAAAAACTTTAACagtttaattcttcattttcactAAGGACAACAGCATCATGTTAGTAGACACTCAGCTCAGTCTTCCCTCACCTAGGAGCCCATGCAGGTCAACtgcagctcattttttttttttttttggctttgaagagagcccaggaaggtCCCAAAATGTGATCCTCCTGCATTAGCCTTTTTTGTAGTGAAATTAAAGGTATTTACCCCCATATCTCGcctatttctttctaaaattaacaAGTGTGCGCCTATGAAGattgtatgtgtgggggtgttgtTCTGCAGGAGCTTCCACCTTGTTTTCAGACTCTCCCTGGTCTTGGAGCTCATCAGTAACTGGGCAGCCACGAAACCCCAGGGAGCTGCCTGtttctatttctgcctcccaaaggcatCCTATCACCCTTGGCTTTTTCACAGGTTCTGGGGCCATAGTAATGGTCTTCATGCTTATCCAACACACACTTCACCAATTCAACTATCCTGTCAACCCTTTAAATGGTATTTACATAACAAATGTTATGATTGAAAGATTTTGTAtgcatttaaaacattatttagcagggctggagagatggctcagaggttaagagcactggctcctcttctgagggcctgaattcaattcccagcaactccagggtgactcacaaccacctgtaatgaggtctggtcccCTCTTCTAACCTGTAGGCATgtataggcagaacactgtataataaataaataccccaaAAAATTATTTAGCAAAGACCCTAattcttttctattaaaaaaaaaatcagttaaccTGTGAGTTTATAGGTTAAAAAAATACTCAGGGGAAATAGACCCACTTcaccttaaaatataaaatacttaacaAGAAATCAGATTAGTGGAAGCTGAAAATGCCTCAAAGTGTCCTATACTGGTTAAGGAAAAACATGCTCAAAGTGTATGAGCCCTAGGCAAGAAAAGTGAAACCATGGGCATTGTCATcaccatgcagacagaatactcataaataagtataatttatttattgaaactgGGATTAGTGAAGTCAAGGacagaattttctatttttgtacaatttaatttttttttttttttacaatgaggCTAACTTGAAtgctttccccccttttttttcaattttcttttttctttttttaaatgtgtatgtgtgtgttgccttAATGGATGTCcgtgcaccacatgtgtacagtgcctgtggaggtcagaggattcTCTAGACCTGGagctgcagacagctgtgagctgtcacgtgggagctgggaactgaccctGGACCCCTGGGAGAGctttagtgctcttaaccttgaaGCCACTTCCCAGACCCAcaagtgctttttaaaagagCCACTCACCAAATGGGAAAAACTGTTCTGTATTCCTTCATAAAAATTAGTACTTTTAACAAActtcctattaaaaaaaaaaacaccagaatcCATTAAGTAATATTTTAGATCCATCCTTTAAAAATTAGCATGTAGCCAGttgttggtggtgcatgcccttaatcccagtacttgggaggcaggaggcagaagcaggtggatctctgagagctcaaggttagcctgatccacagaaaccctgtcttgacaaacaaaacaaaacaaaaaaaacccaaagaacaacaaaaagtagTTGCAATAGTATTCCCCTAAAATACATTATCAAACTTGCTGTAGTCATGCACTATGCAAGAGCCCCCAAAACTGCAGCAGAGACCACTAAAGAAATTAAGTAACCTCACCTCTTCTACTCTGCACTGaagcaacaggaaggaaaaaagacaggaaacagatTAGGAAGAGAACTCAGACATTTACAAACAAGCTGCATGTTTGAAAGCACTTctaaattaaatcataaaaacaCTATAAACAGAACAAGTCTTTAAGTGCTTTGTTAATCATTATACtagagctgggcaatggtggcgcacgcctttaatcccagcactNNNNNNNNNNNNNNNNNNNNNNNNNNNNNNNNNNNNNNNNNNNNNNNNNNNNNNNNNNNNNNNNNNNNNNNNNNNNNNNNNNNNNNNNNNNNNNNNNNNNNNNNNNNNNNNNNNNNNNNNNNNNNNNNNNNNNNNNNNNNNNNNNNNNNNNNNNNNNNNNNNNNNNNNNNNNNNNNNNNTTTACTCATCAGATCCCACTGATCTCTTCTGTGCCCCCTTCCTGGGCAGCCTTCTTGGAGAAGCTTTATTGATCTGATTCAAAGTTTCCTGAGGAATCCAACTCATGTCAACGTCATTTTGACTTGATGTacccatttctactttctgtatAGGTCTCTTGCGCTACAAGAACATAAAAGACTATTTAAATACATGTCATAACATtgtttattctaattttaaaaactttgatcGATATATATAATTTGAGTATCTCAGCAGACAAAttacattcttttcttgttttaaaacacCCCAACACATACTTTATCTGCTAGAAGGATAAAACCATGTCTTCTTAGTGAGTAAaatgcttgtcaccaagcctgatgacctgtatTTGATCCCAGAGTCCCAAATGATAAAAGAATCAACTTctcaaagttgacctctggcctcatcACATGTGccaaagcacacacatgtgaatgcacatgtacatatgcccACCCAAAACCAGATATATGTAataggaaaatgtttaaaaaaataaatcttgagacTCTAAGTTGTTGTTATACCACTGATAGATCAAATAAAAACTACTATTTACCCaataattttctttccatttgggaatcaaatcatagaaaataaagttCCAGTCAGTGAAATTCaagataattattgaaatgtTGCAAGCAGGACTCTTTCATTGGTAGctaaatataatcaaataaagTAGGTACagacacaaaaaaaacccccacaaaatCTCAAATAGCTTGACAATAATGAATTCATTAAGAATGTGAAGGTTTCAAGGCATAgtggtatgtatatataattccaGGACActgcagggagaggcagaaggatcaggagttcaaggcctgccttaGCAGcatagtaaattcaaggtcagtgtaggctgaccctgtttcaaaaacaaaacaaagacagggtAAGACTTTCTCTATAGTCTATCTGCTGCAATACTGGACTATGAAGCCcacttaatttcattttctttagtcttGCTCTGAAGCTTAAAAATCAGAAATCTGTGcgggaagctgggcatggtgtacacacctttaagcacagcactcagaaggctgaggcaggtgaatctttatgagttccaagccagccagatctacatagtAAAAGACTATCTCAAAATTCTGTGGAGAaagtttgtaattccagcacctgggaggacaCAGGAGAACCATGCTAAGCCAGACTGAGCTACACTGGACTTTAAGgccagccagaaatacacagaaaaatgctgtctcaaaacccaaGGGCTATAGCTATAGCTCAGtataaaatgcttgcctagcaggtaGAAACTCTGATAATCTATTTAAACAGATTTATACAGTCTATAAATTCTGAATACAAAAAAAGTATCCCCTCTCACTAAGAATTCTAACCCATATAAATTGTTTGATTACAGATAATTCTATACATCCATGAGGAAAATGtattaagtattaaaaaaatcGTTCTGAACTCAAGGAACATTACCGTAAGACAGCAAAGATCACTTTAGAGAGGGTAACTAGCACACTAACTGGATTTGTGCACACATCTCAACAAATTCAAGTCACATATTCAAAGTCTCATCTCTGGGTAGTGTTAAAAAAGGCACCACAAAGTTCCAAGCCTACAAAAGTACAATAAGAACTAGAGTACAGTTAGTACCGCAACCACTCAGTGTGGTTTGCCAGCTGCTCATTCATAATTACCTTTCTAGATTCCAGGAGTTGATGAAGGCCAACAACAACTAGAAGCCCAAGACCAGCAAggaacatatacataaaaattctggcagaaaaaaaaaaagaaagaaagaaaagaaaatagagctgGTGTTAATCCATACATACTGTatctaattaaaaacaaaaacttaacataTGCTACAACAGCTTTCCAAATAACTTGTAGGAAAAAtacagcattttaattaattccaGGCAACAAGCTTtacaaatttccttttatttatagtTAAAGAACACTTCGTCAAAGAACTCTACCTCTAAAACGTGTTTATTTCAAACTCATGGTTTACGACAATTTCAGTAGTTTTGTCAGCTCACATTTACACCCTTATTTCATAACTGGCCTTATAAATCCTGTCAAGTGAGTCACATCTGCGTTCAAATGATTCTTCACTCAGAAAAAACATTTTCCAAGAAAACACCCTAATCTGTGTAGTGATCTCAGAGGCCTGTTAGAGAGGCTAACCTGTGCAATGATCTTAGAGGCATGTTAGATAGGCTAAGGCTCAGTTAAAGCAGAAATGAAtttgggaaaggaaaaagtcaactACTCCTGCTGTAAAAACAGTTTTTCATGTTCCACCATTTTCCTTGACTTGTATAATAGGCACAAGAAGCACATAATGTATGGATTTCACATTCTGACCATTTCTAGACATTCTGTGATCTGAGCACACTGCCTTCCAGCTCAGTCTGGGAGCTTCAGATCTACAGATACAGCTTTACTTACGTTTCTCCATCTAGCCCGTCCTCTCTTTCAATAACTGTAACTGTCTGATTGAAGACAGCATCTTGGAATACATTGCCCTGTTTAAGaaacagatgtttaaaaaaatcacatgagatgtgttaaaagaataaaaattacatgTGTTCTTAAAACTGCTATTCTACCAGACTTAACTTTCCATCACTTTGTCATACAGGACAATAAGGCCATATGTAATTTATGATTCAGTGCCAGGTACAAAACTTATGTTATttcacctttaaaataaaaatgcctagGAACTTGCCAAGACCACCCTCTACCTtctgcagggagcagggaggtggtggcTTCAGGAGCCAAGGCAGCTGTGAAGATCACAGAGCCCTGGTAGGAAGAAGCACAGCCCACAGAGCTCCTCAGCAGCTGCAGGAGCAGACCACTTAGGAAGCAACCCAGACAAAGTCAGGCTCATGCTCTAAATGGAAACTGGAATGAAAACCAATTCCACTCTAAGGAACAGACCagtaatttattttcagtttcaaagtatttttttcattatcaTCTTAAAACTACTTCGATAATTtaacaaaactttatttttccaaTACAGAAAACCAccggatatatatatatatctgttctACAAATGTAGTACTTTGAAACTGAACCTGAACTGAGCTCAATCCTACTTGAAAACAAGATGAAATAATAGACACAAAATGAAGTAACTCTTTAGCTATTTAAATGTCACTCTGAAGACAGAATGAGAAGCTTTTCCTCTGTGCTAATCATAAGGGAGGGACTGGCTGAAGACACAAGAAGCCATTAACAGGCTGAGGGAAGGTAGAACCCACTTCTGGAAGGATGCTCTTGGGAAAGGGAGTGGAATAAACTCAGCCTCACGCAATAGAGAATATAAAAGTTGTCCCTTTCAGGGATAAGTGAAATTAACACATAAACCTTACTgcaaaaattgtatttaaaagtGGATTGTATTTTACCTATGAGcatacaaaaaagcaaaacagtaaaaGTCTTTCGAAGCATTTAAAGGGGAAAAGGTCTACAACAAAATGGGACAGAACAAACGTCTTACTATTCAACAGCGTCTAAGTAGAGGCAAACTCCACTGTACACTTCCTCCTTGTCAAGATCTAGCTCAAGTCACTTTCTCACACACAGCAGCACCTCGTGACACACAGCCCAGGTGTGTACACTGACCACTATGCTACTGCTTCTTTCTGGCCATCTCCCTCAATACCTTACAAGTGAAGTTAGAGACGTTTGTGTTCCTGGTGCTATTACAGTTTGAACTACAAAACAAGCACTTATACAGACAGAAAACTATTCAACAATGGCCACTCTCCCATGTGGTTCCtaacaaagacaaaacacaacTCAAAAGTTCTTACATTCAAATCTTTGTAGTTCAGATTGATGACCAGACCAAAAGGCCGTCCCCCCATGGGTTCTGCAGGAATGAAGGAATACTCAAAAGTCGCCTGTCTCTGTGGTGGCACTATAGTGTTCAGAGGAAGAGCTGTAAAATTCTGGATGTAAAACTGGTAGTCCTGAGGATAACGAAATGAGGCATCTAGAGATTCAACAATAAAATCTTCTG
This genomic window from Microtus ochrogaster isolate Prairie Vole_2 chromosome 16, MicOch1.0, whole genome shotgun sequence contains:
- the Ssr1 gene encoding translocon-associated protein subunit alpha isoform X4; its protein translation is MRLLPRLLLLFLLAFPAAVLLRGGPGGSLAVAQDLTDDEETVEDSIIEDEDDEAEVEEDEPTDLAEDKEEEDVSGEPEASPSADTTILFVKGEDFPANNIVKFLVGFTNKGTEDFIVESLDASFRYPQDYQFYIQNFTALPLNTIVPPQRQATFEYSFIPAEPMGGRPFGLVINLNYKDLNGNVFQDAVFNQTVTVIEREDGLDGETIFMYMFLAGLGLLVVVGLHQLLESRKRKRPIQKVEMGTSSQNDVDMSWIPQETLNQINKASPRRLPRKRAQKRSVGSDE
- the Ssr1 gene encoding translocon-associated protein subunit alpha isoform X3 gives rise to the protein MRLLPRLLLLFLLAFPAAVLLRGGPGGSLAVAQDLTDDEETVEDSIIEDEDDEAEVEEDEPTDLAEDKEEEDVSGEPEASPSADTTILFVKGEDFPANNIVKFLVGFTNKGTEDFIVESLDASFRYPQDYQFYIQNFTALPLNTIVPPQRQATFEYSFIPAEPMGGRPFGLVINLNYKDLNGNVFQDAVFNQTVTVIEREDGLDGETIFMYMFLAGLGLLVVVGLHQLLESRKRKRPIQKVEMGTSSQNDVDMSWIPQETLNQIMQSRRDKASPRRLPRKRAQKRSVGSDE
- the Ssr1 gene encoding translocon-associated protein subunit alpha isoform X2; this encodes MRLLPRLLLLFLLAFPAAVLLRGGPGGSLAVAQDLTDDEETVEDSIIEDEDDEAEVEEDEPTDLAEDKEEEDVSGEPEASPSADTTILFVKGEDFPANNIVKFLVGFTNKGTEDFIVESLDASFRYPQDYQFYIQNFTALPLNTIVPPQRQATFEYSFIPAEPMGGRPFGLVINLNYKDLNGNVFQDAVFNQTVTVIEREDGLDGETIFMYMFLAGLGLLVVVGLHQLLESRKRKRPIQKVEMGTSSQNDVDMSWIPQETLNQINKASPRRLPRKRAQKRSVGSDERRKKDTH
- the Ssr1 gene encoding translocon-associated protein subunit alpha isoform X1, with protein sequence MRLLPRLLLLFLLAFPAAVLLRGGPGGSLAVAQDLTDDEETVEDSIIEDEDDEAEVEEDEPTDLAEDKEEEDVSGEPEASPSADTTILFVKGEDFPANNIVKFLVGFTNKGTEDFIVESLDASFRYPQDYQFYIQNFTALPLNTIVPPQRQATFEYSFIPAEPMGGRPFGLVINLNYKDLNGNVFQDAVFNQTVTVIEREDGLDGETIFMYMFLAGLGLLVVVGLHQLLESRKRKRPIQKVEMGTSSQNDVDMSWIPQETLNQIMQSRRDKASPRRLPRKRAQKRSVGSDERRKKDTH